A stretch of the Uranotaenia lowii strain MFRU-FL chromosome 3, ASM2978415v1, whole genome shotgun sequence genome encodes the following:
- the LOC129758088 gene encoding uncharacterized protein LOC129758088 encodes MNLSVTLLSILWTVVYSSINPSASAHALGGTSSWHDGDNVTAEASFRSKRTIGSGSDFVNGLAIGESEQRFCSYDPDFLESIFDKAVNGTAESSGVKSERQQQQSRALCPEGRVFYIRCNICRCKAGER; translated from the exons ATGAATTTGTCCGTGACATTGTTGTCCATTCTATGGACTGTTGTATACTCGTCTATAAACCCGTCAGCATCGGCACATGCACTAG GCGGCACCTCTTCTTGGCATGACGGCGACAACGTCACAGCTGAAGCGTCCTTCCGGTCCAAACGTACCATCGGCTCTGGAAGCGACTTTGTCAACGGCCTGGCCATTGGCGAATCTGAGCAACGGTTTTGCTCCTATGATCCGGACTTTCTTGAATCCATCTTTGATAAGGCGGTAAATGGAACTGCTGAATCTTCCGGAGTGAAATCCGAAAGGCAGCAACAGCAAAGCCGGGCCCTTTGTCCCGAAGGTCGAGTCTTCTAtattcgatgcaacatttgccGGTGCAAGGCTGGGGAAAGATAA